One stretch of Variovorax sp. 54 DNA includes these proteins:
- the nuoN gene encoding NADH-quinone oxidoreductase subunit NuoN, with product MIDKLSWVTIYPEIVLLVMACIIALVDLSDTSPRRTRTYILTLLTLAAVAVLTGLAAVGGKTAYGFGGMVVSDSMGNWLKCFASLALMVTLVYGRPYAADREMLRGGELFTISMLALLGMFVMIGGSNFLLIYLGLELLTLSSYALVALRRDNAVASEAAMKYFVLGAMASGFLLYGLSMMYGATGSLDLNEVFKAISTGKVNHQVLVFGLVFIVAGLAFKVGAAPFHMWVPDVYQGAPTAVTLLIGAAPELAAFGIIIRLLVDGLQPLAIDWQQMLAVLAIASLVIGNLAAIAQSNLKRMLAYSTIAQMGFMLLGLVAGSDQQGTQNAQAAYSASMFYVITYVLTTLASFGIILLLAREGFESEEITDLAGLNQRSPLYAGVMAIAMFSLAGLPPLVGFYAKLAVLQALIASGAAIYIGLAVFAVIMSLIGAFYYLRVVKVMYFDAPVTATTVSASFDVRTVLTINGALILILGVLPGGLMTLCYDAIAATLAH from the coding sequence ATGATTGACAAACTCAGCTGGGTGACGATCTACCCCGAAATCGTGTTGCTGGTCATGGCCTGCATCATTGCGCTGGTCGACCTGTCGGACACGAGCCCGCGCCGCACCCGCACCTACATCCTGACGCTGCTCACGCTGGCGGCGGTGGCTGTGCTCACGGGCCTGGCCGCTGTCGGCGGCAAGACCGCCTACGGCTTCGGCGGCATGGTGGTGAGCGACTCGATGGGCAACTGGCTCAAGTGCTTCGCCTCGCTCGCCCTGATGGTGACGCTGGTCTACGGCCGTCCCTACGCGGCCGACCGCGAGATGCTGCGCGGCGGCGAGTTGTTCACGATCAGCATGCTGGCGCTGCTGGGCATGTTCGTGATGATCGGTGGCAGCAACTTCCTGCTGATCTACCTCGGCCTCGAGCTGCTCACGCTGTCGAGCTACGCGCTCGTGGCCCTGCGCCGCGACAACGCGGTGGCCAGCGAAGCCGCCATGAAGTACTTCGTGCTCGGCGCGATGGCCAGCGGCTTCCTGCTGTACGGCCTGTCGATGATGTACGGCGCGACCGGCTCGCTCGACCTGAACGAAGTCTTCAAGGCGATCTCGACCGGCAAGGTGAACCACCAGGTGCTGGTGTTCGGCCTGGTCTTCATCGTGGCGGGCCTGGCCTTCAAGGTTGGCGCTGCTCCGTTCCACATGTGGGTGCCCGACGTCTACCAGGGCGCGCCGACGGCGGTCACGCTGCTGATCGGTGCCGCGCCCGAGCTGGCTGCCTTCGGCATCATCATCCGCCTGCTGGTCGACGGCCTGCAGCCCTTGGCCATCGACTGGCAGCAGATGCTGGCCGTGCTGGCGATCGCCTCGCTGGTGATCGGCAACCTGGCCGCCATCGCGCAGAGCAACCTCAAGCGCATGCTGGCCTACTCGACCATCGCGCAGATGGGCTTCATGCTGCTGGGCCTGGTGGCGGGTTCCGACCAGCAGGGCACGCAGAACGCGCAGGCCGCCTACAGCGCCTCGATGTTCTACGTCATCACCTACGTGCTGACCACGCTGGCGAGCTTCGGCATCATCCTGCTGCTGGCGCGCGAAGGCTTCGAAAGCGAAGAGATCACCGACCTGGCCGGCCTGAACCAGCGCAGCCCGCTGTATGCCGGCGTGATGGCCATCGCGATGTTCTCGCTGGCCGGCCTGCCGCCGCTGGTCGGCTTCTACGCCAAGCTGGCCGTGCTGCAAGCGCTGATCGCCTCGGGTGCCGCCATCTACATCGGCCTGGCGGTGTTCGCCGTGATCATGTCGCTGATCGGCGCCTTCTACTACCTGCGCGTGGTCAAGGTCATGTACTTCGACGCACCTGTCACGGCGACCACCGTGTCGGCCTCGTTCGACGTGCGCACCGTGCTCACGATCAACGGCGCGCTGATCCTGATTCTTGGTGTCTTGCCCGGCGGTCTGATGACGCTGTGCTACGACGCCATCGCGGCCACGCTGGCCCACTGA
- a CDS encoding NADH-quinone oxidoreductase subunit J, with amino-acid sequence MDVKTGLFYLFAAVLLFAAFRVITSRNPVYAALYLVLAFFQASAIWLLLRAEFLAIALVLVYVGAVMVLFLFVVMMLDIDVDGLREGFWKHFPLAAGVGALIALEMAAVLMGGFRLGEGPRAMATTSPNSSNTLELGKLLYSEYLYPLEIAAVILLVAIIAAIALTLRTRKDSKYVNPSDQVRVKARDRVRIVQMPVTRAAEPVVEAPAADAAKENKA; translated from the coding sequence ATGGACGTCAAGACCGGTCTGTTCTATCTGTTTGCCGCGGTGCTGCTGTTTGCAGCCTTCCGCGTCATCACCTCCCGCAATCCCGTGTACGCCGCGCTGTACCTGGTGCTGGCTTTCTTCCAGGCCTCGGCCATCTGGCTGCTGCTGCGTGCCGAGTTCCTCGCGATCGCACTGGTGCTCGTGTACGTCGGCGCCGTGATGGTGCTCTTCCTGTTCGTCGTGATGATGCTGGACATCGACGTCGACGGCCTGCGAGAGGGCTTCTGGAAGCATTTCCCGCTGGCTGCAGGCGTCGGCGCGCTCATCGCGCTCGAAATGGCGGCCGTGCTCATGGGCGGCTTCCGCCTGGGCGAAGGCCCGCGCGCCATGGCGACGACCTCGCCCAACAGCTCGAACACGCTCGAGCTGGGCAAGCTGCTGTATTCCGAATACCTGTACCCGCTGGAAATCGCCGCGGTCATCCTGCTGGTGGCCATCATTGCCGCCATTGCACTGACGCTGCGCACCCGCAAGGACAGCAAGTACGTCAACCCGTCGGACCAGGTGCGCGTGAAGGCGCGCGACCGCGTGCGCATCGTGCAGATGCCCGTCACGCGTGCGGCCGAGCCGGTGGTTGAGGCCCCGGCAGCGGATGCTGCAAAGGAAAACAAGGCATGA
- the nuoK gene encoding NADH-quinone oxidoreductase subunit NuoK, protein MTITLGHFLSLGAMLFALSVIGIFLNRKNLIVLLMAIELMLLAVNMNFVAFSHYLGDMHGQIFVFFILTVAAAESAIGLALLVLLFRNKSSINVDELNSLKG, encoded by the coding sequence ATGACGATCACGCTCGGACACTTTCTCTCGCTCGGCGCGATGCTCTTCGCGCTGTCGGTGATCGGCATCTTCCTGAACCGCAAGAACCTGATCGTGCTGCTCATGGCCATCGAGCTGATGCTGCTCGCGGTCAACATGAACTTCGTGGCCTTCTCGCACTACCTGGGCGACATGCACGGCCAGATCTTCGTGTTCTTCATCCTGACGGTGGCAGCGGCCGAATCGGCCATCGGCCTCGCGTTGCTGGTCCTGTTGTTTCGCAACAAGTCGAGCATCAACGTCGACGAACTCAATTCGCTCAAGGGTTAA
- a CDS encoding ABC transporter transmembrane domain-containing protein, with protein sequence MASSPPSSSAAKGSPRSLSGLRPFLRPYRVQIVLAGVFLVMAAVTTLAFPIALRSLIDGGLVSADKGAQTMALREHFGALFAVAVALGLFSAARFYTVSWLGERVTADLRNAVYGHVLQQSPAFFETTQTGEVLSRLTADTTLVQTVVGSSLSMGLRNAVMGVGALAVLVWTNPYVMVQVLGILVLVVLPSMWFGRRVRKLSRASQDRVADSSAIAAEVLNAIPVVQSYTAEGREADRFNGSTENAFHTAVRRTRARSVLVAFIIIATSAALLWGLYEGTQAVLRGDITAGHLGQTVVYVAILASATAVLGEVYGDLLRAAGATERLMELLHAPTAIASPARPAVAPVPAAGSAIRFDAITFHYPSRPGTPALRDFSLDIAPGETVALVGSSGAGKSTVFQLLLRYYDPQSGRIVLDGASLDALALHDLRTRIGLVPQDAVIFSASAFENIRYGRPEASADEVHAAARAAFAHDFLQALPEGYDTFLGERGVRLSGGQRQRIAIARAILKNPPLLLLDEATSALDAESERMVQAALESAMENRTTLVIAHRLATVQKADRIIVLDHGGIVEQGTHAALVAQGGVYARLAALQFTA encoded by the coding sequence ATGGCTTCTTCCCCTCCGTCGTCCTCCGCAGCCAAGGGTTCGCCCCGCTCGCTGTCGGGGTTGCGCCCCTTCCTTCGCCCCTACCGCGTGCAGATCGTCCTGGCGGGGGTCTTCCTGGTGATGGCGGCCGTCACGACGCTGGCCTTCCCTATCGCCCTGCGCAGCCTGATTGACGGCGGCTTGGTCAGCGCCGACAAGGGCGCGCAGACCATGGCGCTGCGCGAGCACTTCGGTGCCCTCTTCGCGGTGGCCGTGGCGCTGGGCCTGTTTTCGGCCGCACGCTTCTACACGGTGAGCTGGCTCGGCGAGCGCGTGACGGCCGACCTGCGCAATGCGGTCTACGGCCACGTGCTACAGCAGAGCCCGGCCTTCTTCGAGACCACGCAGACGGGCGAGGTGCTGTCGCGCCTCACGGCCGACACCACGCTCGTGCAGACAGTCGTCGGCTCGTCGCTGAGCATGGGCCTGCGCAACGCCGTCATGGGCGTGGGCGCGCTGGCGGTGCTGGTCTGGACCAATCCTTATGTGATGGTGCAGGTGCTGGGCATCCTGGTGCTGGTGGTGCTGCCGAGCATGTGGTTCGGCCGCCGCGTGCGCAAGCTCTCGCGCGCCAGCCAGGACCGCGTGGCCGACTCGAGCGCCATCGCGGCCGAGGTGCTGAACGCGATTCCCGTGGTGCAGAGCTACACGGCCGAAGGCCGCGAGGCCGACCGCTTCAACGGCTCGACCGAGAACGCCTTCCATACCGCCGTGCGCCGCACGCGCGCACGCTCGGTGCTCGTGGCCTTCATCATCATCGCCACCTCGGCCGCCTTGCTTTGGGGCCTGTACGAAGGCACGCAGGCCGTGCTGCGCGGCGACATCACGGCCGGCCACCTGGGCCAGACGGTGGTGTACGTGGCGATCCTCGCGAGCGCCACGGCGGTGCTCGGCGAGGTGTACGGCGACCTGCTGCGCGCAGCCGGTGCCACCGAGCGCCTGATGGAGCTGCTGCATGCGCCGACGGCCATCGCCTCACCCGCACGGCCGGCGGTCGCGCCCGTTCCCGCCGCGGGCAGCGCCATCCGCTTCGACGCGATCACCTTCCACTACCCCTCGCGGCCGGGCACGCCGGCGCTGCGCGACTTCAGCCTGGACATCGCGCCGGGCGAAACCGTGGCGCTGGTGGGATCGAGCGGCGCGGGCAAGAGCACGGTGTTCCAGCTGCTGCTGCGCTACTACGACCCGCAGTCGGGCCGCATCGTGCTCGACGGCGCATCACTGGACGCGCTCGCGCTGCACGACCTGCGCACCCGCATCGGCCTCGTGCCGCAGGACGCGGTGATCTTTTCGGCCAGCGCCTTCGAGAACATCCGCTACGGCCGGCCCGAGGCCAGCGCCGACGAAGTGCACGCCGCGGCGCGCGCCGCCTTCGCGCACGACTTCCTGCAGGCCCTGCCCGAAGGCTACGACACCTTCCTGGGTGAACGCGGCGTGCGGCTGTCGGGCGGCCAGCGCCAGCGCATCGCCATCGCACGGGCCATCTTGAAGAACCCGCCGCTGTTGTTGCTGGACGAAGCCACGAGCGCGCTCGACGCCGAGAGCGAACGCATGGTGCAGGCCGCGCTGGAATCGGCGATGGAAAACCGCACCACGCTCGTGATCGCCCACCGCCTGGCGACCGTGCAGAAGGCCGACCGCATCATCGTGCTGGACCACGGCGGCATCGTCGAACAGGGAACGCACGCGGCGCTGGTCGCGCAAGGCGGCGTGTACGCGCGGCTGGCTGCGCTGCAATTCACGGCCTGA
- the nuoL gene encoding NADH-quinone oxidoreductase subunit L, with protein sequence MSATLSASTLLAVPLAPLVGAALAGLFGTKFGGNHIGRKVTHSLTILGVFVAFVISALTLKSVIVDGARFNQTLYEWMIVGGLKMEVGFLVDGLTAMMMCVVTFVSLMVHIYTIGYMEEDDGYNRFFSYISLFTFSMLMLVMSNNMLQLFFGWEAVGLVSYLLIGFWFNKPTAIFANMKAFLVNRVGDFGFILGIGLIAAYAGTLNYTEAFAKANMLAGITFPGTEWMLITVICICLFIGAMGKSAQFPLHVWLPDSMEGPTPISALIHAATMVTAGIFMVARMSPLFELSDTALSFILVIGAITALFMGFLGIIQNDIKRVVAYSTLSQLGYMTVALGASAYSVAVFHLMTHAFFKALLFLGAGSVIIGMHHNQDIRWMGGVRKYMPITWITSLLGSLALIGTPLFSGFYSKDSIIEAVHESHLWGAQFAYYAVLAGVFVTAFYSFRMYFLVFHGKERYDQNPDAHHDDHAHDAHGDHGHDDHGHGHDAHKPHESPMVVWLPLVLLAIPSVVIGFMTIDPMLFGSFFKDAIFVDGAKHHAMGELKEAFHGPVAMAIHGLQTAPFWLALAGVALSYYMYMMNPALPAAIKRTFGPVYRLLENKYYLDWINENIIARGTRMLGTGLWKGADQGLIDGTIVNGSWKVVGRVAGVIRWLQTGFIYHYAFAMLLGIFILMTYFVWFKR encoded by the coding sequence ATGAGCGCAACCCTTTCCGCATCCACCTTGCTGGCCGTGCCGCTGGCACCCCTGGTCGGCGCCGCACTTGCCGGCCTGTTCGGCACCAAGTTCGGCGGCAACCACATCGGCCGCAAGGTCACGCATTCGCTGACCATCCTGGGCGTGTTCGTCGCCTTCGTGATCTCGGCGCTGACGCTGAAGTCGGTCATCGTCGACGGTGCCCGCTTCAACCAGACGCTCTACGAGTGGATGATCGTCGGCGGCCTGAAGATGGAAGTCGGCTTCCTGGTCGACGGCCTCACGGCCATGATGATGTGCGTCGTGACTTTCGTGTCGCTGATGGTCCACATCTACACCATCGGCTACATGGAAGAAGACGACGGCTACAACCGCTTCTTCTCGTACATCTCGCTCTTTACCTTCTCGATGCTGATGCTCGTCATGAGCAACAACATGCTCCAGCTGTTCTTCGGCTGGGAAGCGGTGGGCCTGGTGTCGTACCTGCTGATCGGCTTCTGGTTCAACAAGCCCACGGCCATCTTCGCGAACATGAAGGCCTTCCTGGTCAACCGTGTGGGCGACTTCGGCTTCATCCTGGGCATCGGCCTGATCGCCGCCTATGCAGGCACGCTGAACTACACCGAAGCCTTCGCCAAGGCCAACATGCTGGCCGGCATCACCTTCCCGGGCACCGAGTGGATGCTCATCACGGTGATCTGCATCTGCCTGTTCATCGGCGCGATGGGCAAGAGCGCCCAGTTCCCGCTGCACGTGTGGCTGCCCGACTCGATGGAAGGCCCGACCCCCATCTCGGCGCTGATCCACGCGGCGACCATGGTGACGGCCGGCATCTTCATGGTGGCGCGCATGTCGCCGCTGTTCGAGCTGAGCGACACGGCCCTGAGCTTCATCCTCGTGATCGGTGCCATCACCGCGCTGTTCATGGGCTTCCTGGGCATCATCCAGAACGACATCAAGCGCGTGGTTGCGTACTCGACGCTCTCGCAGCTCGGCTACATGACGGTGGCGCTCGGTGCCTCGGCCTACTCGGTCGCGGTGTTCCACCTGATGACGCACGCCTTCTTCAAGGCACTGCTGTTCCTCGGTGCAGGCTCGGTGATCATCGGCATGCACCACAACCAGGACATCCGCTGGATGGGCGGCGTGCGCAAGTACATGCCCATCACCTGGATCACCTCGCTGCTGGGTTCGCTGGCGCTCATCGGCACGCCGCTGTTCTCGGGCTTCTACTCGAAGGACAGCATCATCGAGGCCGTGCACGAAAGCCACCTGTGGGGCGCGCAGTTCGCCTACTACGCGGTGCTGGCCGGCGTGTTCGTGACGGCGTTCTACTCGTTCCGCATGTACTTCCTGGTCTTCCACGGCAAGGAACGCTACGACCAGAACCCCGATGCGCACCATGACGACCATGCGCACGATGCCCATGGCGATCACGGCCACGACGATCACGGCCATGGCCATGACGCCCACAAGCCGCACGAATCGCCGATGGTGGTCTGGCTGCCGCTGGTGCTGCTGGCGATCCCCTCGGTGGTGATCGGCTTCATGACCATCGACCCGATGCTGTTCGGCAGCTTCTTCAAGGACGCGATCTTCGTGGACGGTGCCAAGCACCACGCGATGGGCGAGCTGAAGGAAGCCTTCCACGGCCCGGTCGCCATGGCGATCCACGGCCTGCAGACCGCACCGTTCTGGCTGGCGCTGGCCGGCGTGGCGCTCTCGTACTACATGTACATGATGAACCCGGCCCTGCCGGCCGCCATCAAGCGGACGTTCGGTCCGGTCTACCGTCTGCTCGAGAACAAGTACTACCTCGACTGGATCAATGAAAACATCATTGCCCGCGGTACCCGCATGCTCGGTACCGGCCTGTGGAAGGGCGCTGACCAGGGCCTGATCGACGGCACGATCGTCAACGGGTCCTGGAAGGTGGTGGGGCGCGTCGCAGGTGTCATCCGTTGGCTGCAGACGGGCTTCATCTACCACTACGCCTTTGCGATGCTGCTGGGCATCTTCATCCTGATGACGTACTTCGTCTGGTTCAAACGTTGA
- a CDS encoding NADH-quinone oxidoreductase subunit M, with the protein MGLLSLAIWVPIAFGAALLAFGRDEHAKGVRWVALVGAIVSFLVTVPLFMRFQNGTAAMQFVEKTSWISRFNVNYHLGIDGMSLWLVLLTSFITVVVVISAWEVITERVNQYMGAFLILSGFMIGVFSALDGILFYVFFEATLIPMYLIIGIWGGPNKIYAAFKFFLYTLLGSLLMLVALIFLYNKSGGSFDILSWHKLPLGSTAQTFLFFAFFAAFAVKVPMWPVHTWLPDVHVEAPTGGSAVLAAVMLKLGAYGFLRFSMPIAPDASHEWAWLMIALSLIAVIYVGLVALVQQDMKKLVAYSSVAHMGFVTLGFFIFNELGVSGGIVQMIAHGFVSGAMFLGIGVLYDRVHSRQIADYGGVVNTMPKFAAFALLFAMANCGLPGTAGFVGEWMVILGAVKANFWIGLGAATALIFGAAYTLWMYKRVYLGPVANDHVKELKDINAREFLMLSLLAIAVLWMGLYPKPFTDAMDASVVELLRHVAISKLPV; encoded by the coding sequence ATGGGTTTGTTGAGCCTTGCCATCTGGGTGCCGATCGCATTCGGCGCCGCGCTGCTGGCGTTTGGCCGCGACGAGCACGCCAAGGGCGTGCGCTGGGTCGCGCTCGTCGGTGCCATCGTGAGCTTCCTGGTCACGGTGCCGCTGTTCATGCGCTTCCAGAACGGAACCGCCGCGATGCAGTTCGTCGAGAAGACGAGCTGGATCTCGCGCTTCAACGTCAACTACCACCTGGGCATCGACGGCATGTCGCTGTGGCTGGTGCTGCTGACCTCGTTCATCACGGTCGTGGTCGTGATCTCGGCCTGGGAAGTGATCACCGAGCGCGTGAACCAGTACATGGGCGCGTTCCTGATCCTGTCGGGTTTCATGATCGGCGTGTTCTCTGCGCTCGACGGCATCCTGTTCTACGTGTTCTTCGAAGCCACGCTGATCCCGATGTACCTGATCATCGGCATCTGGGGTGGCCCGAACAAGATCTACGCGGCGTTCAAGTTCTTCCTGTACACGCTGCTCGGCTCGCTGCTAATGCTGGTCGCGCTGATCTTCCTGTACAACAAGTCGGGCGGCAGCTTCGACATCCTGAGCTGGCACAAGCTGCCGCTGGGTTCGACCGCGCAGACCTTCCTGTTCTTTGCCTTCTTCGCGGCCTTCGCCGTCAAGGTGCCGATGTGGCCGGTCCACACCTGGCTGCCCGACGTGCACGTCGAGGCCCCCACGGGCGGTTCGGCCGTGCTGGCCGCGGTCATGCTGAAGCTGGGCGCCTACGGTTTCCTGCGCTTCTCGATGCCCATTGCACCTGACGCCTCGCACGAATGGGCGTGGCTGATGATCGCGTTGTCGCTCATCGCCGTGATCTACGTGGGCCTCGTTGCGCTGGTGCAGCAGGACATGAAGAAGCTGGTGGCGTACTCGTCGGTGGCCCACATGGGCTTCGTGACGCTGGGCTTCTTCATCTTCAACGAGCTCGGCGTGTCCGGCGGCATTGTGCAGATGATTGCCCACGGCTTCGTGTCGGGCGCCATGTTCCTGGGAATCGGCGTGCTGTACGACCGCGTGCACTCGCGCCAGATTGCCGACTACGGCGGCGTCGTCAACACCATGCCCAAGTTCGCCGCGTTCGCGCTGCTGTTCGCCATGGCCAATTGCGGCCTGCCGGGCACCGCCGGTTTCGTGGGCGAATGGATGGTGATCCTGGGCGCCGTGAAGGCCAACTTCTGGATCGGCCTGGGGGCAGCCACCGCACTGATCTTCGGCGCCGCCTACACCCTGTGGATGTACAAGCGCGTGTACTTGGGCCCGGTCGCCAACGACCACGTCAAGGAACTCAAGGACATCAACGCCCGCGAGTTCCTGATGCTGTCGCTGCTGGCGATCGCCGTGCTCTGGATGGGTCTGTATCCGAAGCCTTTCACCGACGCGATGGATGCCTCCGTCGTCGAGCTTCTGCGCCATGTGGCGATTTCGAAGCTGCCCGTCTGA
- a CDS encoding DUF1178 family protein, with translation MKVLDLRCTHGHGFEGWFASNEAFDSQLASGLVECPVCGDTAIVKLLSAPRLNLSNAKAPKEEGRDAAHTPSAPAPPSTQVSATATSSPEARWMRAVREVLAKTEDVGDRFADEARRMHYGETAERGIRGQATPEQTEALLDEGIPVMALPIPAALKETLQ, from the coding sequence ATGAAGGTCCTCGATCTCCGCTGCACGCACGGCCACGGCTTCGAGGGCTGGTTCGCGTCCAATGAAGCGTTCGACAGCCAGCTCGCAAGCGGCCTCGTCGAGTGCCCGGTCTGCGGTGACACCGCGATCGTCAAGCTGCTGAGCGCGCCCCGCCTGAACCTGAGCAACGCCAAGGCGCCGAAGGAAGAAGGGCGCGACGCGGCCCACACGCCGTCGGCGCCCGCACCGCCTTCCACTCAAGTATCCGCAACCGCGACTTCATCACCCGAAGCCCGTTGGATGCGCGCCGTGCGCGAAGTGCTGGCCAAGACCGAAGACGTCGGCGACCGCTTCGCCGACGAGGCGCGCAGGATGCACTACGGCGAAACCGCCGAGCGCGGCATCCGCGGCCAGGCCACGCCGGAGCAGACCGAGGCGCTGCTCGACGAAGGCATTCCGGTGATGGCGCTGCCGATTCCGGCGGCGCTGAAAGAAACCCTGCAGTAA
- a CDS encoding DUF2818 family protein: MSQTASVWVVLLVALAAANLPFLNERLFGAVPLSAKHKSLAIRFGELVVLYFIAGGIGLLFERRAGQIAAQGWEFYAVTASLFVVLAFPGFTWRYLMKHRH, translated from the coding sequence GTGTCGCAAACCGCGTCGGTCTGGGTGGTGCTGCTGGTGGCCCTGGCGGCCGCCAACCTGCCGTTCCTCAATGAACGCCTGTTCGGGGCGGTGCCGCTGTCGGCCAAGCACAAGTCCCTCGCCATCCGCTTCGGCGAACTGGTGGTGCTGTACTTCATTGCCGGCGGCATCGGCCTGCTGTTCGAACGCAGGGCAGGGCAGATCGCGGCGCAGGGCTGGGAGTTCTACGCGGTGACGGCTTCGCTGTTCGTCGTGCTGGCCTTCCCGGGATTCACCTGGCGCTACCTGATGAAGCACAGGCACTGA
- a CDS encoding NUDIX domain-containing protein, with protein MTSPAPDSHLKEALVSSEELFKGKFLHAKRDTIRLPDGHSATREYVVHPGAVVVIPLLDDGRVVLERQFRYPVDRVIVEFPAGKLDAGEDPLLCGQRELLEETGYTAREWAHAGATHLAVAYSTEIIHIYFARGLSLGERKLDHGEFLDVFTATPQELIGWCRDGTVTDAKTLTCALWLQNVLSGAWALDWQAAASQGGAG; from the coding sequence ATGACTTCTCCCGCCCCCGATTCGCATTTGAAAGAAGCGCTCGTCAGCAGCGAGGAGCTCTTCAAGGGCAAGTTCCTGCACGCCAAGCGCGACACCATCCGCCTGCCCGACGGCCACAGCGCCACGCGTGAGTACGTGGTGCATCCCGGCGCAGTGGTGGTGATTCCGCTGCTCGACGACGGCCGCGTGGTGCTGGAGCGCCAGTTCCGCTACCCGGTGGACCGCGTGATCGTCGAGTTTCCCGCGGGCAAGCTCGACGCCGGCGAAGATCCGCTGCTGTGCGGCCAGCGCGAACTGCTCGAGGAAACCGGCTACACCGCGCGCGAATGGGCGCATGCCGGGGCCACGCACCTGGCGGTGGCGTACTCGACCGAAATCATCCACATCTACTTTGCACGCGGCCTCTCGCTGGGCGAGCGCAAGCTCGACCATGGCGAGTTTCTCGACGTGTTCACTGCCACGCCGCAGGAGCTCATCGGCTGGTGCCGCGACGGCACCGTGACCGACGCAAAGACGCTCACCTGCGCCCTGTGGCTGCAGAACGTCCTCTCGGGCGCATGGGCACTGGATTGGCAGGCCGCAGCCTCGCAAGGCGGCGCGGGATAA
- the nuoI gene encoding NADH-quinone oxidoreductase subunit NuoI — protein sequence MTASHTAGGLSRPSKLASAPFSLKDFLGSFMLFELFKGLAITGKYAFARKITVQFPEEKTPLSPRFRGLHALRRYENGEERCIACKLCEAVCPALAITIESDVRDDGSRRTTRYDIDLTKCIFCGFCEESCPVDSIVETHIFEYHGEKRGDLYFTKDMLLAVGDRYEKEIAANKAADAKYR from the coding sequence ATGACTGCTTCACACACCGCCGGGGGGCTTTCGCGCCCCTCCAAGCTGGCCTCCGCGCCGTTCTCGCTCAAGGACTTCCTGGGCAGCTTCATGCTGTTCGAACTGTTCAAGGGCCTGGCCATCACGGGCAAGTACGCCTTCGCGCGCAAGATCACCGTGCAGTTTCCCGAAGAGAAGACGCCGCTGTCGCCGCGCTTCCGCGGCCTGCACGCGCTGCGCCGCTACGAGAACGGCGAAGAGCGCTGCATCGCCTGCAAGCTCTGCGAGGCCGTGTGCCCCGCACTGGCCATCACCATCGAATCCGACGTGCGTGACGACGGCTCGCGCCGCACCACGCGCTACGACATCGACCTGACCAAGTGCATCTTCTGCGGCTTCTGCGAAGAGAGCTGCCCGGTCGATTCGATCGTCGAGACGCACATCTTCGAATACCACGGCGAAAAACGCGGCGACCTGTACTTCACCAAGGACATGCTGCTGGCCGTGGGCGACCGCTACGAAAAAGAAATCGCGGCGAACAAGGCGGCCGACGCCAAGTACCGCTGA